One Punica granatum isolate Tunisia-2019 chromosome 3, ASM765513v2, whole genome shotgun sequence genomic window carries:
- the LOC116199287 gene encoding transcription factor bHLH25-like, whose product MTPDGNVTFPSHVISHGYSYQLGENIKDISKQESYSNKRGHGAMSRTPLHAQDHVIAERKRREKLSQRFIALSAVVPSLKKMDKATVLGDAVKYIKQLQGRSEKLEEELSRKTVESVVVVKKSQVAMDDYSSTSDESSCDQPNQELPEIEARVSEKHVLVKVHCERRQGCISKILNLIEKTNLIVLSNSVIPFGSSILDITIVAQMEGELPMTIEDLVKNLCRNLLNLI is encoded by the exons ATGACTCCAGACGGGAACGTGACTTTCCCATCTCACGTGATTTCTCATGGTTATTCCTATCAACtaggagaaaatattaaagacATTTCCAAGCAAGAAAGCTATAGTAATAAGAGGGGCCATGGTGCCATGAGTCGGACGCCTCTGCATGCCCAAGATCATGTGATCGCAGAGAGAAAACGCCGGGAGAAGCTCAGCCAACGTTTCATTGCTCTATCCGCAGTCGTCCCCAGCCTCAAGAAG ATGGACAAGGCCACCGTGCTCGGAGATGCCGTCAAGTACATTAAACAGCTTCAAGGACGCTCGGAGAAACTCGAAGAAGAATTGTCAAGGAAAACTGTGGAATCTGTGGTTGTCGTGAAGAAATCTCAGGTTGCAATGGATGATTACTCCTCTACATCTGACGAGAGCTCGTGCGACCAGCCCAACCAAGAGCTGCCTGAAATCGAAGCTCGAGTCTCTGAAAAGCATGTTCTTGTCAAGGTCCATTGTGAACGACGCCAAGGTTGCATCTCCAAAATACTTAACCTAATTGAGAAGACGAACTTGATCGTCCTTAGCAATAGTGTCATCCCATTCGGCAGTTCGATACTAGATATTACTATTGTGGCACAG ATGGAAGGTGAGCTCCCCATGACGATTGAGGATCTCGTTAAAAACCTTTGCCGGAATCTCCTGAATCTCATCTGA